The following coding sequences lie in one Paraburkholderia largidicola genomic window:
- a CDS encoding pirin family protein encodes MIEHRPFLSLGAIRRDWLDARLHFRFGETGHADHAPLGPLYVWNDDVFAPHSGFGLHAHRDAEIVTWVRSGAITHEDDAGNCARLVADSVQAMSAGTAIHHAERNEEDMPARLFQIWLRPRTPGGTPRWATRACSRELREGRFITLASGDPADVSAGALPINADARVRIATLREGTPVQHVLPMPGLAYLVADHGRLDVGYVRLAPRDGVVIRDEAQLMLTARDDTDVVIVELLRKGG; translated from the coding sequence ATGATCGAACATCGTCCTTTTCTGTCGCTCGGTGCGATCCGGCGGGACTGGCTCGATGCACGGCTGCATTTTCGCTTCGGCGAAACCGGGCACGCCGACCATGCGCCGCTCGGCCCGCTTTATGTGTGGAACGATGATGTATTTGCGCCGCATTCGGGTTTCGGCCTGCATGCCCATCGCGACGCCGAGATCGTCACGTGGGTGCGCTCGGGCGCGATCACGCACGAAGACGACGCGGGTAATTGTGCGCGACTCGTCGCCGATTCCGTTCAGGCGATGAGTGCAGGCACCGCGATCCATCACGCCGAGCGCAACGAGGAAGACATGCCCGCGCGGCTGTTCCAGATCTGGTTGCGCCCGCGCACGCCGGGCGGCACACCGCGCTGGGCGACGCGTGCCTGTTCGCGCGAACTGCGCGAAGGCCGCTTCATCACGCTGGCGAGCGGCGATCCAGCCGACGTGAGCGCGGGCGCACTGCCCATCAATGCCGATGCGCGCGTGCGTATTGCGACGCTGCGCGAGGGTACTCCGGTGCAGCACGTGTTGCCGATGCCGGGTTTGGCGTATCTGGTTGCGGATCATGGGCGGCTCGACGTGGGATACGTCCGCCTGGCGCCACGCGACGGCGTAGTTATCCGGGATGAAGCGCAGCTAATGTTGACGGCGCGCGACGACACGGATGTCGTGATTGTCGAGCTCTTGCGCAAGGGCGGCTGA
- a CDS encoding LysR family transcriptional regulator, which yields MAKLPDFEGLAMFAKVAEEGSFAAASRAMGVSVATVSRGVARLEDRLGARLFNRTSRQLSLTEFGRTICEKAGDIYRQAEEAESAAREMSVQPRGLVRLAVPMSFGLRWVAPLLPGFFRAYPEVSIDLHLSDASVDLVADGFDAALRIAALPDSSLVARRLCAVTQFVVASPDYLRREGRPVHPRELVDRPCLSYAYRARSDVWRFTNDAGEEEPVMPSGPLRVTNSDALLPTLLDGLAIAELPEFIASEYLADGRLEAILTDWSLTKGGLYFVTPSARARPAKVTALSDYFAAYLSDPIWRWPK from the coding sequence ATGGCGAAGCTGCCTGATTTCGAAGGACTCGCGATGTTCGCGAAGGTCGCCGAGGAGGGATCGTTCGCGGCTGCATCACGGGCGATGGGCGTGTCGGTGGCGACTGTCTCGCGCGGCGTCGCCCGCCTGGAAGACCGGCTGGGCGCACGGCTTTTCAACCGCACGTCGCGCCAGCTGTCGCTCACCGAGTTCGGTCGGACGATCTGCGAGAAAGCCGGCGACATCTACCGGCAGGCCGAAGAGGCGGAAAGCGCAGCGCGCGAAATGTCAGTGCAGCCGCGCGGTCTGGTGCGGCTCGCCGTACCGATGTCGTTCGGGCTGCGCTGGGTCGCGCCGCTGCTGCCGGGCTTCTTTCGCGCTTATCCGGAGGTGTCGATCGATCTGCACCTGTCGGACGCGTCGGTGGATCTGGTCGCCGATGGCTTTGATGCCGCGCTGCGCATTGCTGCATTACCGGATTCGTCGCTGGTGGCGCGGCGGCTATGCGCGGTGACGCAATTCGTGGTGGCGTCGCCGGACTATCTGCGGCGCGAAGGGCGGCCTGTGCATCCGCGCGAGCTGGTGGACCGGCCGTGTCTCTCGTACGCGTATCGCGCACGTAGCGATGTGTGGCGCTTCACGAACGACGCGGGCGAGGAGGAGCCGGTGATGCCGAGCGGCCCGCTGCGCGTGACGAATTCCGATGCGCTGTTGCCCACGCTGCTCGATGGCCTGGCGATCGCCGAACTGCCCGAATTCATCGCCAGTGAATATCTGGCCGATGGCCGTCTCGAAGCGATACTGACCGACTGGTCACTGACGAAGGGCGGTCTCTACTTCGTGACGCCGTCGGCGCGTGCGCGACCCGCGAAGGTGACGGCGCTGTCCGATTACTTCGCCGCGTATCTATCCGATCCGATATGGCGATGGCCGAAATGA
- a CDS encoding helix-turn-helix domain-containing protein produces the protein MQMLARGMNQADVARELNVSRQTASNWARKLVEGPRAWRRRPLGRRSRLTDAQKKKLSRMLMAGALVNGFPNDEWTLVRVAQIIEREYGLSYSAVNVWRILQKMGFRNAV, from the coding sequence ATGCAAATGCTCGCGCGCGGGATGAACCAGGCCGATGTGGCGCGAGAGCTCAATGTCAGCCGCCAGACGGCATCGAACTGGGCGAGAAAGCTCGTCGAGGGTCCACGCGCCTGGCGTCGCCGGCCGTTGGGACGCCGCAGCCGCCTCACCGACGCTCAAAAGAAAAAGCTCAGCCGGATGTTGATGGCGGGCGCCCTCGTAAACGGCTTTCCGAATGACGAGTGGACGTTGGTGCGCGTCGCGCAAATCATCGAGCGCGAGTATGGGCTGTCGTACAGCGCGGTCAACGTGTGGCGCATCCTGCAAAAAATGGGTTTCCGAAATGCAGTATGA
- a CDS encoding GspE/PulE family protein, with the protein MNAPERAQPPFDATLLQRARAQAGQSQRSVLAELQALTGADARDLVPAIAEPFGLKVLETAQMLALAPAFDLVPLSKAMQRHCVLLRTATAELIGVIADPFDTDLQTWLETHASAPVCYCLALQADIQAYLSKQEESVRAVDTLVSNTTDDTHGARTVAVLSFASLSEAGSPAVKLVNSTLYDALKAGASDIHLESTAQGLAVKYRIDGVLDHATSATGIEVAQQVISRLKVLAELDIAERRVPQDGSFRVESGGREIDLRLSIMPSIHGEDAVIRILDKRAMIEAYGSLTLEALGFDAPSLRSLRMLAEEPYGMLLVTGPTGSGKTTTLYGALTEIHNGRDKIITIEDPVEYQLPGILQIPVNEKKGLNFARGLRSILRHDPDKIMVGEIRDRETAEIAVQSALTGHLVLTTVHANNVFDVFGRFSHMGIDPYAFVSALNGIWAQRLVRLTCARCSTPYQPDEADLSRVGLTYADVADYRFLHGKGCGDCRGTGFSKRRAIAEILILNDEVRELIIEKRPIRHIKEAARRNGSRSLREVALDLVRSGETTLAEIKRVTLHE; encoded by the coding sequence ATGAACGCACCGGAACGCGCGCAGCCTCCCTTCGACGCCACCCTGTTGCAGCGCGCCCGCGCGCAGGCGGGGCAATCGCAACGTTCGGTGCTGGCTGAACTTCAGGCACTCACGGGCGCCGATGCCCGCGACCTGGTGCCCGCGATTGCCGAGCCGTTCGGCCTGAAGGTGCTCGAAACGGCGCAGATGCTCGCGCTTGCGCCGGCCTTCGATCTCGTGCCGCTGTCCAAAGCGATGCAGCGGCATTGCGTGCTGCTGCGCACGGCCACTGCAGAATTGATCGGCGTCATTGCCGACCCGTTCGACACCGACCTGCAAACGTGGCTCGAGACGCACGCGTCAGCGCCCGTGTGCTACTGCCTTGCGTTACAGGCGGATATTCAGGCCTATCTGTCGAAGCAGGAAGAGTCGGTACGCGCGGTCGATACGCTGGTCAGCAACACAACCGACGACACGCACGGTGCGCGGACCGTCGCGGTGCTGTCGTTTGCGTCGCTGTCGGAGGCAGGCAGCCCGGCTGTCAAGCTGGTGAACTCGACGCTCTACGACGCGCTCAAGGCAGGCGCTTCGGACATCCATCTCGAGAGCACGGCGCAGGGGCTGGCCGTCAAATACCGCATCGACGGCGTGCTCGATCATGCGACATCTGCGACGGGCATCGAAGTCGCGCAACAGGTGATCTCGCGCCTGAAAGTGCTGGCCGAACTCGACATCGCCGAGCGCCGCGTGCCGCAAGACGGCAGCTTTCGCGTCGAATCAGGCGGACGCGAAATCGATTTGCGTCTTTCGATCATGCCGAGCATTCATGGCGAAGATGCCGTGATCCGGATTCTCGACAAGCGCGCAATGATCGAGGCATATGGATCGCTGACGCTGGAAGCGCTCGGTTTCGATGCGCCGTCGCTCAGATCGCTGCGCATGCTGGCCGAAGAGCCGTACGGCATGTTGCTCGTGACGGGCCCGACAGGGTCCGGCAAGACCACGACGTTGTACGGCGCGCTGACGGAAATACACAACGGCCGCGACAAGATCATCACGATCGAGGATCCGGTCGAGTATCAGTTGCCCGGCATTCTGCAGATTCCCGTCAACGAGAAGAAGGGTTTGAATTTCGCACGCGGTCTGCGTTCGATTCTGCGTCACGACCCCGACAAGATCATGGTCGGCGAAATCCGCGATCGCGAAACGGCAGAGATTGCAGTGCAATCCGCGTTGACGGGCCATCTCGTGCTGACCACGGTGCACGCGAACAACGTGTTCGATGTGTTTGGCCGCTTCAGTCACATGGGCATCGACCCGTATGCGTTCGTGTCCGCGCTGAACGGAATCTGGGCACAGCGGCTGGTGCGCCTGACGTGCGCTCGCTGCTCGACGCCGTATCAACCGGACGAAGCCGACCTCTCGCGCGTGGGCCTCACGTACGCCGACGTAGCCGACTATCGCTTCTTGCACGGCAAGGGCTGCGGGGACTGTCGCGGCACGGGCTTCAGCAAACGCCGCGCAATTGCCGAGATATTGATCCTGAACGACGAGGTGCGCGAACTCATCATCGAAAAGCGGCCGATCCGCCACATCAAGGAAGCAGCGCGGCGTAACGGCAGTCGCAGCCTGCGTGAAGTCGCGCTCGACCTGGTCAGGTCGGGCGAGACCACGCTCGCGGAAATCAAGCGGGTGACCCTGCATGAATAA
- a CDS encoding type II secretion system F family protein yields the protein MQYDVRALTSEHSIVQLTVDACDESEVRRQMELRGLYAADIAPARSGLAKGLRVRSARRTRLSLTLFTQELLALLNAGLSIVECLEALLEKEGNAASSQMLSRMLDALRDGKRFSGALAEQDELFPPLYISIVRAAEDTSDLPQALSRYIAYQQRIDSVRGKLVSASIYPLILLVVGGVVSAFLIGYVVPRFAEVYQGAGRSLPWLSQVLLGWGQFVANHGKALLPIALIAAVLLFAGARRLLARGGIAYLLTRVPGIGERVRIVELSRLYLTLGMLLEGGISIVAAMDTVQGMVTADVRANLMAARQKVQSGLALSTAFDAHGLSTPISLRMLRVGERSGELGQMLTQSAAFYDGEIGRWIDRFMRMFEPLLMAAIGLIVGAIVVLLYMPIFDLAGGLT from the coding sequence ATGCAGTATGACGTCCGCGCGCTCACCTCGGAGCATTCGATCGTGCAACTTACGGTGGATGCCTGCGACGAATCGGAAGTCCGGCGCCAGATGGAGCTGCGCGGCCTGTATGCCGCCGATATTGCACCGGCACGAAGCGGTCTCGCGAAAGGCCTGCGCGTGCGCAGCGCGCGGCGAACACGTCTGTCGCTGACGCTCTTCACGCAGGAGTTGCTTGCGTTGTTGAACGCGGGCTTGAGTATTGTCGAATGTCTGGAGGCGCTGCTCGAAAAAGAAGGCAACGCAGCCTCCAGTCAGATGCTTTCTCGCATGCTCGACGCGCTGCGTGACGGCAAGCGCTTTTCGGGCGCGCTCGCAGAGCAGGATGAACTGTTTCCCCCGCTTTACATCAGCATCGTCAGAGCGGCCGAGGATACAAGCGATCTGCCGCAAGCGCTGTCGCGCTACATCGCCTATCAACAGCGCATCGACAGCGTGCGCGGCAAGCTCGTCAGCGCTTCGATCTATCCGCTGATCCTGCTCGTCGTCGGCGGCGTGGTGAGCGCGTTTCTGATCGGCTATGTGGTCCCGCGTTTTGCCGAAGTCTATCAAGGCGCGGGACGAAGCCTGCCATGGTTGTCACAGGTGCTCCTCGGTTGGGGGCAGTTCGTCGCGAATCACGGCAAGGCGCTGCTTCCCATTGCGCTCATCGCCGCTGTCCTGCTGTTTGCCGGTGCGAGGCGGCTGCTTGCGCGCGGCGGTATCGCCTATCTGCTCACACGCGTGCCGGGCATCGGCGAGCGTGTGCGCATCGTCGAACTCTCGCGGCTCTATCTCACGTTGGGCATGCTGCTCGAAGGCGGCATCAGCATCGTGGCTGCGATGGACACCGTGCAAGGCATGGTGACGGCAGACGTGCGGGCGAATCTGATGGCTGCGCGGCAAAAAGTCCAGTCAGGTCTTGCGTTGTCCACGGCCTTCGATGCGCATGGACTGAGCACGCCGATTTCTTTGCGCATGCTGCGAGTCGGCGAACGCAGCGGCGAACTTGGGCAGATGCTGACGCAATCAGCCGCTTTCTATGACGGAGAGATCGGCCGCTGGATCGACCGCTTCATGCGGATGTTCGAACCGCTGCTGATGGCGGCGATCGGGTTGATCGTCGGGGCGATTGTCGTGCTGCTCTACATGCCGATTTTCGATCTGGCAGGAGGGTTGACATGA
- a CDS encoding SDR family NAD(P)-dependent oxidoreductase: MARKLDNKIALVTGATSGIGLATAQRFAAEGAHVYLTGRRQAELDAAVKGIREAGGKATGVRVDSTRLGELDALYAQIKEEQGRLDVLFANAGGGSMLPFGSITEEHFDDTFNRNVKGVLFTVQKALPLLAERASVILTGSTAGSAGTAAFSVYSASKAAVRSFARNWILDLKDRQIRVNTISPGATRTPGLLDLAGDDAAQRQGLADYLAAQIPMGRLGEPGEIASAALFLASDDASFVNGIELFVDGGQQQI; this comes from the coding sequence ATGGCACGCAAACTCGACAACAAGATCGCACTCGTCACCGGCGCAACCAGCGGCATCGGTCTCGCTACCGCGCAGCGCTTCGCGGCTGAAGGTGCGCACGTCTACCTCACGGGCCGCCGTCAGGCCGAGCTCGATGCCGCCGTGAAGGGCATCCGCGAAGCGGGCGGCAAGGCGACCGGCGTGCGCGTCGATTCCACCAGGCTCGGCGAGCTCGACGCGCTGTATGCGCAGATCAAGGAAGAACAGGGACGTCTGGACGTGCTGTTCGCCAACGCAGGCGGTGGTTCGATGCTGCCGTTCGGCAGCATCACCGAAGAGCACTTCGACGACACCTTCAATCGCAATGTGAAGGGCGTGCTGTTCACGGTGCAAAAGGCGCTGCCGCTGCTGGCCGAGCGAGCATCGGTGATTCTCACGGGTTCGACGGCGGGCAGCGCGGGCACGGCGGCCTTCAGCGTGTATTCGGCTTCGAAGGCAGCGGTACGGTCATTCGCGCGCAACTGGATTCTCGACCTCAAGGACCGCCAGATCCGCGTGAACACGATCAGCCCGGGTGCGACCCGCACGCCCGGCTTGCTCGATCTGGCCGGGGACGACGCCGCGCAACGTCAGGGTCTCGCCGATTACCTCGCCGCGCAGATTCCGATGGGACGTCTGGGCGAACCCGGCGAAATCGCGAGCGCGGCGCTGTTCCTCGCCTCGGACGATGCGAGCTTCGTGAACGGCATCGAACTGTTCGTCGATGGCGGTCAGCAGCAGATCTGA
- a CDS encoding carbohydrate porin, with the protein MKFIRSIGSGPVIASRASLRKATIAAWLACAPLFVQSAAHAESNPDAIPEAPEADLGIQAKPTGQWTGFWTRETMLGDMGGLRPWLGKYGVTFQLTETSEYLANLRGGLSRGGAYDGLTTATVQMDTQKAFGLPGGLFNISALQIHGRNLSADRLGTLNTASGIEAEATTRLWELWYQQSFLDKRLDVKIGQQSIDQEFMTSQYAATFINTMFGWPALPSYDMPSGGPAYPLSGLGVRVRGQITPSLTALAGVYSGDPLGNNPDNIHGTNFNLHNGALWIGELQYAINQPADGEMTGMDSNKLPGTYKIGVWYNTNRFDDQRFDNTGLSLANPASTGIPQSHHGDYSIYAVADQMVWRPNPDEPRSVGVFARVMGAPGDRNLVSLSANLGVVLKAPFKGRDDDSVGLAVTYIKVGSHVHDLDLDNRDLSGGPYGVRTSETALEATYIYQATPWWQIQADAQYTFNAGAGQNPNDPTQPLRNTFVVGVRTNITF; encoded by the coding sequence ATGAAATTCATCCGATCAATCGGATCTGGTCCGGTCATTGCGTCGCGGGCGTCGTTGCGCAAGGCGACCATCGCGGCATGGCTTGCATGCGCACCGCTCTTCGTGCAATCGGCCGCTCACGCGGAGTCCAATCCTGATGCGATACCGGAAGCCCCCGAGGCCGACCTCGGTATCCAGGCCAAGCCGACGGGACAGTGGACGGGTTTCTGGACACGCGAAACCATGCTGGGCGACATGGGCGGATTACGGCCGTGGCTCGGAAAGTACGGTGTGACCTTTCAGTTGACGGAAACGAGCGAATATCTCGCGAACCTGCGCGGTGGCCTGTCGCGCGGCGGCGCGTATGACGGTCTCACCACGGCAACCGTGCAGATGGACACGCAAAAGGCGTTCGGGCTGCCAGGCGGCTTGTTCAATATCAGTGCACTGCAGATTCACGGCCGGAATCTGAGCGCTGACCGGCTCGGCACGCTGAATACCGCCAGCGGCATCGAAGCCGAAGCGACGACGCGTCTATGGGAACTGTGGTACCAGCAGTCATTCCTCGACAAGCGCCTCGACGTCAAGATTGGTCAGCAGAGTATCGACCAGGAATTCATGACCAGCCAGTACGCGGCGACCTTCATCAACACGATGTTTGGCTGGCCTGCCCTGCCCTCGTACGACATGCCGTCGGGCGGTCCCGCCTATCCGCTGTCCGGATTGGGCGTGCGCGTGCGCGGACAGATCACGCCGTCGCTGACGGCGCTTGCCGGCGTGTACTCGGGCGACCCGCTGGGCAACAACCCCGACAACATCCATGGCACGAACTTCAATCTGCACAACGGCGCGCTGTGGATCGGCGAACTGCAGTACGCGATCAATCAGCCTGCCGACGGCGAAATGACGGGCATGGACAGCAACAAATTGCCGGGTACGTACAAGATCGGTGTCTGGTACAACACCAACCGCTTTGACGATCAGCGCTTCGACAACACCGGTTTGTCGCTCGCGAATCCGGCATCGACGGGCATTCCGCAGTCCCATCACGGCGACTACAGCATTTACGCGGTCGCCGATCAGATGGTGTGGCGCCCCAATCCCGACGAGCCGCGCAGCGTGGGCGTCTTCGCACGCGTGATGGGTGCGCCGGGCGATCGCAACCTGGTCAGCCTGTCGGCAAATCTGGGCGTGGTGCTGAAAGCACCGTTCAAGGGTCGCGACGACGACAGCGTCGGCCTCGCGGTCACCTACATCAAGGTGGGCAGCCACGTGCATGATCTCGACCTCGACAACCGTGATCTGTCGGGCGGTCCTTACGGTGTGCGCACAAGCGAAACCGCGCTGGAAGCCACCTACATCTATCAGGCGACGCCCTGGTGGCAAATACAGGCCGACGCACAGTACACGTTCAACGCCGGCGCGGGCCAGAACCCGAACGATCCGACGCAACCGCTCCGCAACACCTTCGTGGTGGGCGTGCGAACCAACATCACGTTCTGA
- a CDS encoding SGNH/GDSL hydrolase family protein, with the protein MSSEFRILFVGNSYTTRNDLPTLVARLLEASIPGMQVKAEVLAFGGASLAAHWNRGEVQKRLAAQKWNAVVLQDQSTRPLRALKSMQEYVRRFVDEIQAAGAKPYLYMTWARKDNPASQANIVTAFQGLAEVTGAGVIPVGLAWDQFRRLRPAIDLYEPDGSHPSVIGSYLAACTHVFSLADVDAVSDSSAENRLSLTDLHLLHEICKTTARADKTFRST; encoded by the coding sequence ATGAGCAGCGAGTTTCGAATCCTCTTTGTTGGCAACAGCTATACAACGAGAAACGATCTGCCGACGCTGGTTGCCCGCCTCCTTGAGGCAAGCATTCCCGGTATGCAGGTGAAGGCAGAGGTACTTGCATTCGGCGGCGCATCGCTAGCGGCGCACTGGAACCGCGGTGAAGTCCAAAAGCGTCTGGCTGCCCAGAAATGGAATGCGGTGGTGTTGCAGGACCAAAGCACTCGACCGCTCCGCGCATTGAAGAGCATGCAAGAATATGTGCGACGGTTCGTCGATGAGATTCAAGCCGCCGGGGCGAAGCCATATTTGTACATGACCTGGGCTCGGAAGGACAACCCGGCGTCGCAGGCCAATATCGTTACGGCGTTTCAGGGTTTGGCTGAAGTGACGGGAGCCGGAGTTATCCCGGTCGGCCTGGCATGGGATCAGTTTCGCAGACTGCGGCCTGCAATCGACCTATACGAGCCCGACGGAAGCCATCCATCAGTGATAGGGTCTTATTTAGCGGCGTGCACTCATGTTTTCTCACTTGCCGATGTTGATGCGGTCTCCGATAGCTCAGCGGAAAACAGATTAAGTTTAACTGACCTGCATCTGCTCCATGAAATATGTAAGACGACCGCAAGAGCCGATAAAACATTCCGCTCAACCTAG
- a CDS encoding PilN domain-containing protein has product MSTSHIDFAPRSLRRVIARTGPLTLLIGVTGMMLCVSAAVIGYGLLVKSEARDVELQSLRTRIAARTQPVTRAITISDVQANAVNAVVGRLNLPWHQVFHAVESATPASIALLELTPDAKQHAIKGVAEAKSSDEMLDYIARLGGQAFFRSVVLTRHEVNDKDPNKPLRFQFVAEWERDTK; this is encoded by the coding sequence ATGAGCACCAGCCATATCGACTTCGCGCCGCGCTCGCTTCGCCGCGTGATCGCGCGCACCGGGCCACTGACGCTGCTGATCGGCGTGACGGGAATGATGCTGTGTGTGAGCGCCGCCGTCATCGGCTATGGCCTGCTGGTGAAAAGCGAGGCACGGGACGTCGAACTGCAGAGCCTGCGCACGCGGATCGCGGCGCGCACGCAACCGGTGACACGCGCCATCACGATATCGGACGTGCAGGCCAATGCCGTCAACGCGGTGGTCGGGCGACTCAATCTGCCGTGGCACCAGGTGTTTCACGCGGTCGAATCGGCGACGCCTGCCAGCATTGCGCTGCTCGAACTGACGCCCGATGCGAAGCAGCATGCGATCAAAGGCGTAGCCGAAGCGAAGAGCAGCGACGAGATGCTCGATTACATCGCCCGGCTCGGCGGCCAGGCGTTCTTCAGATCTGTCGTACTGACGCGGCACGAAGTCAACGACAAAGACCCGAACAAGCCGCTGCGGTTTCAGTTTGTCGCCGAATGGGAGAGGGACACAAAATGA
- the efeB gene encoding iron uptake transporter deferrochelatase/peroxidase subunit, with protein sequence MTNDQSPPSRPGRRGFLKAGGAAVAAGAGLATSGTARAALTRTHADDLQRQIEPFYGAHQGGIVTPQQGHSYVAAFDLKTDKRDEVIALLREWTQAAARMTQGQPAGSLETADDKPAADSADVLGLGASSLTITFGFGPGLFTSRDGKDRYGLASKRPAALVDLPRFNGDQLIAEKTGGDLYVQACANDAQVAFHAVRQLARMGYGAIQMRWGQAGFLSGPKGQTPRNLMGFKDGTNNPSTAKPPLMNQFVWAGAADAPWMQGGTYTVVRRIRITLEHWDQMELGFQEQVFGRHKYSGAPIGQKHEFDAVDLKAADKDGNPVIPDNSHVRLSNQANNAGAQILRRSYSYNDGTNFYIERWPPWRQETEYDAGLIFIAHQSDPRTGFIPINEKLSKFDMMNQFTTHIGSAIFAVPPGSREGSYIGAGLFEA encoded by the coding sequence ATGACAAACGATCAGTCTCCACCGTCGCGCCCTGGCCGGCGCGGCTTTTTGAAAGCTGGCGGTGCCGCCGTCGCGGCGGGCGCCGGACTCGCTACGTCGGGCACTGCGCGTGCCGCGTTGACGCGTACTCACGCCGACGATCTGCAACGCCAGATCGAACCGTTCTACGGCGCGCATCAAGGCGGCATCGTGACACCGCAGCAGGGTCACAGCTACGTAGCCGCGTTCGATCTGAAAACCGACAAGCGCGATGAAGTGATCGCACTGTTGCGTGAATGGACGCAAGCCGCCGCGCGGATGACGCAAGGCCAGCCCGCCGGCTCCCTTGAAACAGCCGACGACAAGCCCGCCGCCGATTCCGCCGATGTACTCGGCCTCGGCGCATCGTCGCTGACCATCACGTTCGGCTTCGGCCCGGGTCTGTTCACGTCGCGCGACGGCAAGGACCGCTACGGCCTCGCGAGCAAACGCCCTGCCGCGCTCGTCGATCTGCCGCGCTTCAACGGCGATCAGCTGATCGCCGAGAAGACGGGCGGCGACCTGTACGTCCAGGCGTGCGCGAACGACGCGCAGGTCGCATTCCATGCGGTGCGGCAACTCGCGCGTATGGGATACGGTGCGATCCAGATGCGTTGGGGACAGGCAGGCTTCCTGTCGGGTCCGAAAGGCCAGACGCCGCGCAATCTGATGGGCTTCAAGGACGGCACCAACAATCCGTCGACAGCGAAGCCGCCGCTGATGAACCAGTTCGTCTGGGCCGGCGCCGCGGACGCACCGTGGATGCAAGGCGGCACCTATACGGTGGTGCGCCGCATCCGCATCACGCTCGAGCACTGGGACCAGATGGAACTCGGCTTCCAGGAACAGGTTTTCGGACGGCACAAATACAGCGGTGCGCCGATCGGACAGAAACACGAGTTCGATGCCGTCGACCTGAAGGCGGCGGACAAGGACGGCAACCCCGTCATTCCCGACAATTCGCACGTGCGCCTTTCGAATCAGGCGAACAATGCGGGCGCGCAGATCCTGCGCCGTTCATATTCGTACAACGACGGCACGAACTTCTATATCGAACGCTGGCCGCCATGGCGCCAGGAAACCGAATATGACGCGGGACTCATCTTTATCGCGCATCAGTCGGACCCGCGCACCGGCTTCATTCCGATCAATGAAAAGCTCTCGAAGTTCGACATGATGAACCAGTTCACGACGCACATAGGCAGCGCGATCTTCGCCGTGCCGCCGGGCTCGCGCGAAGGGTCGTATATCGGAGCAGGACTGTTCGAAGCATAA